The genomic DNA AAAAGGAGCCGCGTGAGTGATCTCCACTGACACCACATCGCCCGGGCGAGGCTGGTCGGAATGAGCAGGCAGCTCAAAGTGCACGAGTCGGTTGTCTTCAGCGCGCCCTGTAAGGCGGTGAGTCGCGGAATCCTTCTTACCCTCGCTCTTCGAAACGAGAACCTCTACCGTGCGACCGATCTGAAGCTGGTTCTCTTCCAGGCAGATGCGATCCTGGAGCGCCGCCAATCGTTCGAAGCGCCGCTGCACAACGTCTTTCGGCACCTGGTCCGGCATCGTCGCGGCCGGTGTGCCCTCACGAATCGAGTACTGGAAGGTGAAAGCGCTCGCAAACCGGGACTGCTCCACAACACGCATGGTCTCTTCGAAGTCCTCTTCGGTCTCACCAGGGAAGCCGACGATGATGTCTGTCGTGATTGCCGCGTTAGGGATACGCTCCCGAACACGATCAAGGATGCCCAGAAACTTCGAACTGCGATAAGAACGCCGCATCTCTTTCAAAATGCGGTCGCTCCCAGATTGCAGGGGCATGTGAAGCGAGGGCATCACGGCAGGTGTCTCGGCCATCGCGTCGATAACGTCATCGGTGAACGCTGCCGGATGCGGGCTCGTGAAACGAATCCGCTCTAGGCCTTCGATCTCACCGGCAGCGCGCAAAAGCTTTCCAAATGCTTTGCGGTCACCGAACTCAACACCGTAGGAGTTCACGTTCTGTCCGAGCAGGGTGACTTCAACAGCACCGTCTTCTACCAGAAGGCGGATCTCGTTGAGAATGTCGCCGGGTCGCCGGTCTTTCTCTTTGCCTCGCAGGCTTGGCACGATGCAGAACGTGCAGGTGTTGTTGCAGCCGACCGAGATCGAGACCCACCCGCTGGATACTGAGTCACGTTTCGTTGGAAGCGTCGAGGGAAAGACCTCGAGCGACTCTAGGATCTCAAGCTCCGCCTCACCGTTGTGGCGCGCCCGCTCGAGGAGGGTCGGAAGTGAACCCATATTGTGGGTACCGAAAACAACATCGACCCACGGAGCCTTGTCAAGCACCGTGTCCTTGTCCATCTGAGCAAGACAACCGCCGACAGCGATCTGCATACCCTCATGCTTGTCTTTGCGCGATTTGAGGTAACCGAGAGTTCCGTAGAGCTTTCCCGCCGCATTGTCGCGAACAGCGCAGGTGTTGATGATCACGACATCCGGATCGTTGCCCGTCTCTGCCTTCACATAGCCCGCGCTCTCCAAAGACCCCGACAACCGCTCAGAATCATGCACGTTCATTTGGCACCCGAAGGTGCGCACTTCGTAGGTGCGTGCGCGACCACTGGCGTCGCGCGCGGCGACGGATGGCGAAATGAGAGTGGGAGCGGACGAGGGCAAAGTCATGATGTACCCCATTCTACGAGCCGAATGCCGGTGTGGCACGCGAGCAAGAGCTGCGAGCTAGTCCAACTCCTCGAGCGCTTGACGCGCCGCACTCAGCGCAACGCCTCCGGGAAATCCGCGGCGGCCGAGCTGGCCCGTCAATCGACGCAACGCGGCCTGACGCTCGACAGAACGCAGTGATCGCGCCTTGGAGCGCGCGAAGTCAAGAGCGCGGTCGCTGTCGTCATCGGGAAGCTCAGCCAGCGCCGTGTCGGCCACGTCTCGGGATATCCCGCGTTGCATCATCGTTTGCGCGATCGCGCGACGACCTTGCCTCTTTCGCTCCATGCCGGAGTAAATGAGCTGCTCCGCCAGAGCAGCGTCATCCAGGTACCCACGCTCCAGGAAAGAATCGATCACAGCTTGCTGTGCGTCAGCGTCTGAGACGTGCGCCCCCAGCACTGCGCGCGCTTCTCTTATCGAAAGTGAACGAGCACGTAGTTTTCTGAGAAGCGAGTTCTCAGCTGCAGCGATCATTGCCTCAGGGTCCGCATCGTCCGCACCCTCGCTGCCAAGCACCCGTCCGCCACGCGAGGGAGGGGGCGCTCCGCGGCGAGCTGAACCCTTGCGGGGGGAATCCGAACTCGAATTGGGGGTCGCGCTACCGCGGCCGCCGAAAAGGGGTGTGACGGGGGCAAGCGACTCCGGCTCGCCCCCGTCTTCAACAAAATGGACCACTATGCCGGGCGACGCGCCGCGAGCTCGTCAGCGGCAGCATCAGCCTTCGGCTGTCCGATGCCGAGCTTCGCTTTGATCTTCGACTCGATTTCGTTAGCGATATCGGGGTTCTTCAGCAAGAAGTTTCGAGCGTTCTCTTTACCCTGACCGAGTTGTTCACCTTCGTAGGTGTACCAAGCTCCAGATTTCTTCACGATCAAGTGTTCGACACCGAAGTCGATCAGGCTGCCTTCACGAGAAATGCCGACTCCGTAGAGGATGTCGAACTCAGCCTGTTTGAACGGCGGCGCCATCTTGTTCTTCACGACCTTGACACGCGTGCGGTTACCCACTGCCTCGGTGCCGTCTTTCAAAGTCTCGATGCGACGGATATCAAGCCGGACAGACGCATAGAACTTTAGAGCTTTACCGCCCGCTGTCGTTTCGGGTGAGCCGAAGAAGACGCCGATCTTCTCGCGCAGCTGGTTGATGAAAATCATCGTGGTGTTCGTCGTGTTGAGACCACCGGTAAGTTTACGAAGCGCCTGAGACATCAAACGTGCTTGAAGACCGACATGCGAGTCTCCCATTTCACCCTCGATCTCGGCCTTCGGCACGAGCGCGGCAACAGAGTCGATAACGACGAGGTCGACTGCGCCGGAGCGCACGAGCATGTCGGCGATCTCGAGCGCCTGCTCCCCGGTGTCTGGCTGAGAGACGAGCAACTGGTCGATATCAACGCCAAGCTTCTGGGCGTAGTCGGGGTCGAGCGCGTGCTCGGCATCAACGAACGCTGCGATACCGCCAGCACGCTGCACATTAGCGATCGCATGGAGCGTAAGCGTGGTTTTACCTGAAGATTCAGGACCGTATATCTCGATGATGCGCCCACGGGGCAGACCACCGACGCCGAGAGCAACGTCCAGCGCGATAGACCCCGTTGGGATGACCTCGACCGGTGCGCGGTCGTCGCTACCCAGTCGCATAACCGAGCCTTTTCCGAACTGACGGTCGATCTGGGCGAGGGCCGATTCGAGGGCTTTCTCGCGGTCTGCGGGTGATGGCATAATTTGCTCCTTTTGCTCGCGTCCGTGTCGCCTGTAGGCTGTCGCGCTCCCACCCGGATGGGTGGGACGCTGCGACAAGGCTTGTGATGTGCGGGGACGTTGTTCACGCTACGAGGGGCCTCCGACATCGCGTCGAGCGGCATTCAAAACGTGGACTCGATCCTTCGAATATCACCTGTGCAGGAGACTATGCCGATATCGAACAGATATTCGACGACACGCCGAGAGAGCGGCATCCAGAATCGTCAGCGGCGACGAGGCTCTTGCCGGCCTGCGCCGTATCGCCGGTTGAGCGGCACGTCAGTTTCCGCACACAACGCGAGCCACACCTGACGCGGCGGAACGCCAGCGGCGAGAGCTTGAGCAGCGGTACGGTCGCCGACTGAAGATAACACCAAGTCGACCGTCAATACGGAGGCCTGCGCGCCAAATTCTTCAGAAACGGCGCGATCGAATTCGCTACGGCGCATCGAGCGTTAGCGGAGGGAGAGCTCAGGCTCAGCGAGTTCAGCATCGAGCGCGACCAAGTCATCCGGAACAACATCGGGGAACGTCGGCATGCCTTCGAGCACAGAAAGACGGTCGCTCACCTCGCGCATAATGATCGAGATAGGAACCTCGAGCGCCTCAGCGACCGACGCCAAAATTTCACTCGATGCTTCTTTCTGGCCACGCTCTACTTCGCTGAGATAACCGAGTGCAACGCTCGCGCGTCCGGCGACCTGACGGAGAGTGCGTCCCTTTTGCTGGCGGAAGTCGCGTAGGACTTCACCAATTTCGTGACGAACTAAAATCATCTCGGGCCCCCTCCTCACTGCTAGTTCCGTTGTTCTTACGGGTGCATAACGTTATAACACCGCGTTATGCCAATCTAATCCCGACGGCGACATCATGGGCCGCAATCGAACAATGTAACGCCTGTGAAATACATGAGATTGTCGTAAAACAGCTTCAGAGCGCCGAAAGGGCAAGCCTGAGTGACCGGCGCACGGTTTCGGCGCGGATCGCCTCACGGTCACCCTCGAGCACAAAAGACTCGACCCTGGTGCCGAGCGGCGTAGACACCGCGATATGAACAGTGCCCACCGGCTGTCCGTCTGGAG from Microbacterium endophyticum includes the following:
- the recA gene encoding recombinase RecA encodes the protein MPSPADREKALESALAQIDRQFGKGSVMRLGSDDRAPVEVIPTGSIALDVALGVGGLPRGRIIEIYGPESSGKTTLTLHAIANVQRAGGIAAFVDAEHALDPDYAQKLGVDIDQLLVSQPDTGEQALEIADMLVRSGAVDLVVIDSVAALVPKAEIEGEMGDSHVGLQARLMSQALRKLTGGLNTTNTTMIFINQLREKIGVFFGSPETTAGGKALKFYASVRLDIRRIETLKDGTEAVGNRTRVKVVKNKMAPPFKQAEFDILYGVGISREGSLIDFGVEHLIVKKSGAWYTYEGEQLGQGKENARNFLLKNPDIANEIESKIKAKLGIGQPKADAAADELAARRPA
- the miaB gene encoding tRNA (N6-isopentenyl adenosine(37)-C2)-methylthiotransferase MiaB — encoded protein: MTLPSSAPTLISPSVAARDASGRARTYEVRTFGCQMNVHDSERLSGSLESAGYVKAETGNDPDVVIINTCAVRDNAAGKLYGTLGYLKSRKDKHEGMQIAVGGCLAQMDKDTVLDKAPWVDVVFGTHNMGSLPTLLERARHNGEAELEILESLEVFPSTLPTKRDSVSSGWVSISVGCNNTCTFCIVPSLRGKEKDRRPGDILNEIRLLVEDGAVEVTLLGQNVNSYGVEFGDRKAFGKLLRAAGEIEGLERIRFTSPHPAAFTDDVIDAMAETPAVMPSLHMPLQSGSDRILKEMRRSYRSSKFLGILDRVRERIPNAAITTDIIVGFPGETEEDFEETMRVVEQSRFASAFTFQYSIREGTPAATMPDQVPKDVVQRRFERLAALQDRICLEENQLQIGRTVEVLVSKSEGKKDSATHRLTGRAEDNRLVHFELPAHSDQPRPGDVVSVEITHAAPFHLLADSLDGAPLRIRRTRAGDAWDRSQADSCGVPTGAAQAASSGAVSLGLPSLRIGV
- a CDS encoding regulatory protein RecX; translation: MIAAAENSLLRKLRARSLSIREARAVLGAHVSDADAQQAVIDSFLERGYLDDAALAEQLIYSGMERKRQGRRAIAQTMMQRGISRDVADTALAELPDDDSDRALDFARSKARSLRSVERQAALRRLTGQLGRRGFPGGVALSAARQALEELD
- a CDS encoding helix-turn-helix domain-containing protein; the protein is MILVRHEIGEVLRDFRQQKGRTLRQVAGRASVALGYLSEVERGQKEASSEILASVAEALEVPISIIMREVSDRLSVLEGMPTFPDVVPDDLVALDAELAEPELSLR
- a CDS encoding DUF3046 domain-containing protein, with amino-acid sequence MRRSEFDRAVSEEFGAQASVLTVDLVLSSVGDRTAAQALAAGVPPRQVWLALCAETDVPLNRRYGAGRQEPRRR